Proteins encoded by one window of Enterobacter pseudoroggenkampii:
- a CDS encoding EAL domain-containing protein has product MIHKVSLRNGACDEHKFVVSACAFTFQGYREILSRYGVQATHIHFEGDEVSQQELQNILINQNTHIVAFLGKGIVDLLESLKRLASVLNALPVIRRVTLYGDIPDGWLYRTLSSLLNNRYQLSLIRIAHVSDVITCFHTHHNGFKDRSRLLRERSTDISPHENIKWLTKREIDVLLNFYRGMSVKEMCDRMGLSNKTVYTHRKEGVLKLRLIKQWLHDPHNLKAEGSIKRRSQKTEFTDKEAEIFNALHNKEIFPAYQIITDRDKKGVGFEILIRWNKNGKIVKPTGFLTDISSYEIWLKITALVIHAAVSGINKYNGKYYFSVNIPPRLASGNALPDMARKAIGMLLKPQWAEKLVFEFAEDIDVTKDKRIPETMRHLRNTGCRLFLDDCFSNHQTMFPVRQVHFDGLKLDRDIVEHFVANDNDYNLIKAIQIYSDMTGADCIAEGVDSEEKFEKLVALGVKNFQGYYLSRAVKEEELDRMVRLFS; this is encoded by the coding sequence TGATCCACAAAGTTTCTCTCAGAAATGGGGCGTGCGATGAACATAAATTTGTCGTTTCAGCCTGCGCGTTCACATTCCAGGGATATCGCGAGATCCTTAGCAGGTACGGAGTACAGGCCACGCATATTCACTTTGAGGGGGATGAGGTCTCTCAACAGGAACTGCAAAATATCCTTATAAATCAGAATACTCATATTGTAGCTTTTCTCGGCAAAGGTATTGTCGATCTTCTGGAGAGCCTGAAGCGACTGGCATCCGTTCTCAATGCACTCCCCGTTATTCGACGCGTCACCCTGTATGGTGACATACCGGATGGCTGGTTGTATCGCACCCTTAGCAGTCTTTTAAATAACCGCTATCAATTGTCATTAATTCGTATAGCCCATGTTTCAGATGTAATAACCTGTTTTCACACCCACCATAACGGGTTTAAGGACCGCTCACGTTTATTACGCGAACGCAGTACGGATATTTCTCCGCATGAAAATATTAAATGGCTTACAAAAAGAGAGATTGATGTATTGTTAAATTTCTACCGCGGCATGTCCGTAAAAGAAATGTGCGATAGAATGGGGCTCTCTAATAAAACGGTTTACACCCACCGCAAGGAAGGTGTGCTGAAATTAAGGTTAATTAAGCAATGGCTACACGATCCGCACAATTTAAAAGCGGAGGGAAGTATTAAACGGCGAAGTCAAAAAACGGAATTTACGGATAAGGAAGCAGAAATCTTCAATGCGTTGCATAACAAAGAGATATTTCCTGCCTATCAAATCATTACCGATCGTGATAAAAAAGGTGTAGGGTTTGAGATACTCATTCGCTGGAATAAGAATGGTAAGATTGTCAAACCAACCGGTTTTCTTACGGATATTTCCAGTTATGAGATATGGCTAAAAATAACGGCGCTAGTCATCCATGCCGCCGTATCAGGAATTAATAAGTATAACGGGAAATACTATTTTTCAGTGAATATCCCGCCTCGTCTGGCTTCCGGCAATGCCTTGCCAGATATGGCGAGAAAAGCCATCGGCATGCTGCTCAAACCGCAGTGGGCCGAAAAGCTGGTCTTTGAATTTGCAGAAGATATTGACGTGACGAAGGACAAAAGGATCCCTGAAACCATGCGGCATTTACGCAATACGGGGTGTCGATTGTTTCTGGATGACTGTTTCTCTAACCACCAAACCATGTTCCCGGTGCGCCAGGTGCATTTTGACGGACTCAAACTGGATCGGGACATTGTCGAGCATTTTGTGGCAAACGACAATGACTATAACTTGATTAAAGCGATACAGATTTATAGCGACATGACCGGGGCAGACTGCATTGCAGAGGGGGTTGATAGTGAAGAGAAATTCGAAAAATTAGTCGCGCTGGGCGTCAAAAACTTTCAGGGTTATTATTTATCGCGTGCTGTGAAAGAAGAAGAGTTAGACCGCATGGTCAGGTTGTTCAGTTAA
- a CDS encoding DUF883 family protein, with the protein MSDIGTDKNTQFAEDKAKNKLDELAGSAQQQFGEFVDSPKHQVKGAAKKYAAQASDAVSDVTEAVRNNPLTGLVAAGAVGIVLGLLLGRK; encoded by the coding sequence ATGTCTGATATCGGTACTGATAAAAACACCCAGTTTGCTGAAGACAAAGCAAAAAATAAACTTGATGAACTTGCAGGTTCGGCGCAGCAGCAGTTTGGTGAGTTCGTTGATTCACCAAAGCATCAGGTAAAAGGTGCGGCAAAAAAATATGCCGCGCAGGCCAGCGATGCTGTTTCCGATGTTACTGAAGCGGTCAGAAATAATCCCCTCACCGGCCTCGTCGCAGCGGGTGCGGTCGGTATTGTTCTCGGCCTGTTGCTGGGTCGAAAATAA
- a CDS encoding helix-turn-helix domain-containing protein, translated as MAVVVHLDKMLVEKKMTSRALAAFVGITEQNLSLLKSGKVKGIRFDTLAKICEALQCQPGDILSWEPDSPE; from the coding sequence ATGGCTGTCGTGGTTCATCTGGACAAAATGCTGGTAGAGAAGAAAATGACGTCCAGAGCACTGGCAGCCTTTGTGGGGATCACTGAGCAAAACCTGTCGCTGCTCAAGTCCGGCAAGGTGAAAGGGATACGTTTTGATACGCTGGCGAAAATATGCGAGGCACTGCAGTGTCAACCGGGCGATATCCTCTCCTGGGAGCCGGACAGCCCGGAATGA
- a CDS encoding DUF2975 domain-containing protein → MKHSGRFDVNGARGKLSLVFIAGVLPLFLILALITPLWIYFTGESFFISTLLKLAEVQKDDLAVATVSSLRQILLLAILYLPAGLFAFAVWQGMSVTRQVRQKQILSRALANSVRKIAIAMLSLGIALPVCRFLIPLTIAWPGHYYQVTLLLGDFVLLLTGGLLLVTFHSLVEGIKAEEENKEFI, encoded by the coding sequence ATGAAACACTCAGGAAGGTTCGATGTGAATGGTGCGAGGGGTAAACTCAGTCTGGTGTTCATCGCAGGGGTGCTGCCGCTATTTCTCATCCTGGCATTAATCACCCCTTTATGGATTTATTTCACCGGCGAGTCGTTTTTTATTTCCACTCTGCTAAAGCTCGCCGAGGTTCAGAAAGACGATCTGGCTGTTGCAACGGTTTCGTCGCTGCGCCAGATACTCCTGCTGGCGATCCTTTATCTTCCGGCGGGGCTGTTTGCCTTTGCTGTCTGGCAGGGAATGAGCGTCACCCGGCAGGTTCGTCAAAAACAGATCCTCTCCCGGGCTCTGGCAAACAGCGTTCGCAAGATTGCCATCGCGATGTTAAGCCTTGGGATCGCACTGCCGGTCTGTCGCTTTTTGATCCCGCTGACGATCGCGTGGCCGGGACATTACTACCAGGTCACCCTTTTGCTTGGGGATTTTGTTCTGCTATTAACAGGCGGTTTGCTGCTGGTAACCTTTCACTCCCTGGTCGAAGGGATCAAAGCGGAAGAAGAAAATAAGGAGTTCATCTAA